In a genomic window of Thermoproteus tenax Kra 1:
- a CDS encoding DUF99 family protein, which yields MSWLQKNFRTIAVAESFRLDEGYSIYAAVLARRDGYIESAAFGRAKLGGTDGTQVALEVIRRIKRPDVHVIMLDGCIVSFYNWIDGEIVWRETGLPTVCYVFEEPEGDIKSALMKIFDDWEIRWQNISKMGNPVEFRYPDGGRVFVRAWGLSPRDAFRLAALTRKYGNKPEPLRVAKILASAGREFWESERKNSLY from the coding sequence ATGAGTTGGTTGCAGAAGAACTTCAGAACGATAGCGGTCGCGGAAAGCTTCAGATTAGATGAGGGATATTCGATATACGCCGCCGTCTTGGCCAGGAGAGACGGCTATATAGAATCTGCGGCGTTTGGGAGGGCCAAGTTGGGCGGGACCGACGGGACCCAAGTCGCCCTCGAAGTAATAAGGCGGATAAAAAGGCCCGACGTCCACGTAATAATGTTGGACGGATGTATAGTCTCTTTCTATAACTGGATAGACGGCGAAATTGTATGGAGAGAAACGGGGCTTCCCACCGTATGTTATGTATTTGAGGAGCCCGAGGGCGACATAAAAAGTGCGCTGATGAAGATATTCGACGACTGGGAGATCAGGTGGCAGAACATCTCTAAGATGGGCAATCCGGTAGAGTTTAGATACCCCGACGGCGGGAGGGTCTTCGTCAGAGCCTGGGGCCTAAGCCCCAGAGACGCCTTCAGACTGGCCGCTTTGACGAGGAAGTACGGGAACAAACCCGAGCCGCTACGTGTCGCCAAGATATTGGCAAGCGCCGGAAGAGAATTTTGGGAAAGCGAGAGAAAAAACAGTTTGTATTGA
- a CDS encoding class I SAM-dependent methyltransferase yields the protein MEVAFKAINVRGKTLYELGCGYGSVLVAAYRSGARAVGVEIDPIRALICKLRCPGCTVIRGDMFNVPLEDADIVYIFQWPSVNERLAEKFNRELRRDALVISYYWEVPNMELVAKFDDVKLYIYRPRKM from the coding sequence GTGGAGGTTGCGTTTAAGGCCATCAACGTAAGGGGGAAGACATTGTACGAGTTAGGTTGTGGCTACGGCTCGGTGTTGGTGGCCGCATATAGATCGGGCGCGCGGGCAGTGGGCGTCGAGATAGATCCCATCAGAGCTCTAATATGTAAGCTCAGATGCCCAGGCTGTACGGTGATTCGGGGCGATATGTTCAATGTGCCTCTTGAGGACGCCGATATAGTATACATCTTTCAGTGGCCCTCTGTCAACGAGAGACTTGCTGAGAAGTTCAACAGAGAGCTACGGAGGGATGCGCTGGTCATATCCTACTATTGGGAGGTGCCCAATATGGAGTTAGTCGCGAAGTTCGACGACGTCAAACTCTATATATACCGACCTAGAAAGATGTAA
- the cc1 gene encoding DNA-binding protein CC1: MPQKLKFYDIKAKQAFETDKYETVEKNTARGPMIFAVATSPYTGIKVWRLIGKKK; encoded by the coding sequence ATGCCGCAGAAGCTGAAGTTCTACGACATAAAGGCCAAGCAGGCGTTCGAGACAGACAAATACGAGACCGTCGAGAAGAACACCGCCAGAGGCCCCATGATATTCGCGGTCGCCACTTCGCCGTACACCGGCATTAAGGTCTGGAGGCTGATCGGCAAGAAGAAATAA
- a CDS encoding NfeD family protein, translated as MSEHDLRGVLHISSLVLLIAGVLLIALSVAGYIPPLLGVPASLALIGLYSYVLYARLTFRKPLVRSPIPVGERATVVEPLRPYGIVKVDGELWRAVCDGCTAEVGECVTIISLKNGELLVRKCSTQ; from the coding sequence ATGTCTGAGCACGATCTCAGAGGGGTCCTCCACATCTCCTCTTTGGTTCTGTTAATAGCCGGCGTCTTACTTATAGCGCTATCGGTGGCCGGCTACATCCCGCCCCTCTTGGGGGTGCCGGCATCTCTGGCGTTAATAGGTCTGTACTCCTACGTTCTTTACGCGCGGCTCACCTTCAGGAAGCCACTGGTTAGATCCCCGATACCTGTGGGAGAGAGGGCAACTGTAGTTGAGCCGCTGAGACCCTACGGGATTGTTAAAGTAGACGGCGAGCTTTGGCGCGCTGTCTGCGATGGCTGCACGGCGGAAGTGGGCGAGTGTGTGACAATTATATCGCTCAAGAACGGCGAACTCCTCGTGAGAAAGTGTTCTACGCAATAG
- a CDS encoding 50S ribosomal protein L14e, with translation MPKVIEVGRIVVKVSGREAGRKAVVVDLVDENYVVITGPRSVSGVKRRRVNINHIEPTDKKIDIKRGASDEDVVKALEAANLIEYMKEKIKPKFEGVLSEI, from the coding sequence ATGCCTAAGGTGATCGAGGTGGGCAGAATAGTTGTGAAGGTCTCTGGCAGAGAGGCCGGGAGAAAGGCCGTAGTCGTGGATCTAGTTGATGAGAACTATGTCGTAATCACAGGCCCGCGCAGCGTAAGCGGCGTAAAAAGAAGAAGGGTGAACATAAACCATATAGAGCCGACGGACAAGAAGATAGATATAAAGAGGGGGGCGAGCGATGAGGACGTAGTAAAGGCGCTTGAGGCTGCCAACTTAATCGAATACATGAAAGAGAAGATAAAGCCAAAATTCGAGGGGGTTTTATCGGAGATTTAA
- a CDS encoding 30S ribosomal protein S7, with protein sequence MSSPIIFGEQLPKGSHVEYVGDVPLVEECPRAIRTYDGGQILLFGKWTYDDIVVKDPGLRRYICLKPVLLPHTEGRFQNRRFGKTQIPIVERLINLMMRPGRNAGKKHKAYNIVKRAFDIIYYKTKRNPLQVYIDAIINAAPREEITRIIMGGIAYSVSVDVSPQRRLDLALHWIAEGARACSFNNPKPIEECLADEIIAAASNDPKSYAIRHKDELERLAAASR encoded by the coding sequence ATGTCTTCGCCGATCATATTCGGCGAGCAATTGCCTAAGGGATCTCACGTTGAGTACGTGGGGGACGTCCCCTTAGTTGAGGAATGTCCCCGCGCTATTAGGACCTACGATGGAGGCCAAATCTTGTTGTTCGGCAAATGGACTTACGACGATATAGTAGTGAAAGATCCTGGATTGAGGAGATATATTTGCCTAAAGCCGGTGCTTCTTCCGCACACAGAGGGCAGATTCCAGAATAGGAGGTTCGGCAAGACGCAGATCCCCATAGTGGAGCGTCTAATAAACCTAATGATGAGGCCCGGAAGAAACGCGGGCAAGAAGCATAAGGCGTACAACATAGTGAAAAGGGCATTCGACATAATTTATTATAAAACTAAGAGGAATCCTCTACAAGTGTACATCGATGCTATAATAAACGCGGCCCCCCGCGAGGAAATAACGCGCATTATAATGGGCGGTATCGCCTACTCCGTCTCTGTGGACGTCTCGCCCCAACGAAGGCTAGATCTGGCGCTCCACTGGATAGCCGAAGGCGCCCGCGCATGCTCGTTTAACAATCCAAAGCCTATTGAGGAATGTCTCGCTGACGAGATAATAGCTGCGGCATCCAACGACCCCAAGAGTTACGCAATAAGGCATAAGGACGAGCTAGAACGCCTGGCTGCGGCCTCGAGATAA
- a CDS encoding ArsR/SmtB family transcription factor yields the protein MTDADFVLGAKTRIKIIRELYKLAETNTTDLARRLGLSYNQLEVHLRILREAGIIEEHRIGRVRLVSLRREPEVLELAKAISNLAQLLERTKKASS from the coding sequence ATGACCGATGCAGATTTCGTGTTGGGGGCAAAAACTAGGATCAAGATAATACGCGAGCTATATAAATTGGCCGAGACCAACACCACCGATCTAGCGCGCAGGCTCGGCTTGAGCTACAACCAGTTGGAGGTACACTTGAGGATACTTAGGGAGGCTGGGATAATAGAGGAACACAGGATCGGGAGAGTCCGGTTGGTCTCTCTGAGGAGGGAGCCCGAGGTGTTGGAGCTGGCCAAGGCCATATCTAATCTGGCGCAGCTGTTAGAGCGCACCAAAAAGGCTAGCTCCTAG
- a CDS encoding RNA-guided pseudouridylation complex pseudouridine synthase subunit Cbf5 has translation MKGEAFGCKRDIYVKTPNETTDPQWGRPPADRPIEEYIRYSFVVLDKPRGPSSHETVAWLKRILNVEVAGHSGTLDPNVSGVLPVAIAEGTKALMALSRADKTYVAVAKFHGDVDEAKLREVLAYFTGAIYQRPPLRSAVKRQLRVRHVYSLELLELDGRYALLRMHVEAGTYARKLIHDIGEVLGVSANMRELRRVGVGCFTEEEAFTLQDIADAVYIWRNYGDDTVLRQIVKPIEEIARGVAKIWIKDGAVDAVCHGAPLAAPGVVKFEEPFQRGDLVAYFTLKGELVALGRALMSSDELKRADKGLVARTDRVVMRPGTYPSIWRRKPNKLEGRS, from the coding sequence GTGAAGGGCGAGGCTTTCGGTTGTAAACGAGATATTTATGTAAAGACGCCAAATGAGACAACCGACCCTCAATGGGGCAGGCCGCCCGCCGATAGGCCGATCGAAGAATACATAAGATATTCTTTTGTAGTACTGGACAAACCGCGCGGCCCCTCGAGCCACGAGACAGTCGCTTGGCTCAAAAGAATCTTGAACGTGGAGGTCGCAGGCCACTCGGGCACTTTAGATCCCAACGTGTCTGGGGTCTTGCCTGTCGCCATCGCCGAGGGCACCAAGGCGCTAATGGCCCTCTCTAGAGCCGACAAAACCTATGTCGCCGTCGCCAAGTTTCACGGAGACGTCGACGAGGCTAAGCTGAGGGAGGTTCTCGCCTACTTCACAGGCGCCATTTATCAGAGACCGCCTCTAAGGTCTGCGGTCAAAAGACAACTCCGCGTGAGGCATGTGTACTCCTTGGAGCTACTGGAGCTGGACGGCAGATACGCGCTCCTCAGAATGCATGTAGAGGCGGGGACCTACGCCAGGAAGCTCATCCACGATATAGGCGAAGTGCTGGGCGTGAGCGCCAACATGAGAGAGCTGAGGAGGGTCGGAGTCGGGTGTTTTACAGAGGAAGAGGCCTTCACGCTACAGGATATAGCAGATGCAGTATACATATGGAGGAACTACGGCGATGACACTGTACTGAGGCAGATAGTGAAGCCCATAGAGGAGATAGCAAGAGGGGTCGCCAAGATCTGGATAAAGGACGGCGCCGTAGATGCTGTGTGTCATGGCGCTCCTCTGGCGGCCCCCGGCGTCGTCAAGTTCGAGGAGCCCTTCCAGAGGGGCGACCTTGTTGCATATTTCACGCTCAAGGGCGAGCTAGTCGCCCTGGGGAGGGCCTTGATGTCCAGCGATGAACTGAAAAGAGCGGACAAAGGGCTTGTGGCTAGAACAGACCGCGTTGTCATGCGGCCCGGCACCTATCCCTCAATATGGAGGAGAAAACCTAATAAATTAGAGGGAAGATCCTAG
- a CDS encoding ORC1-type DNA replication protein: MKIILREEVFNPDYVPPSLPHREEQMRQLLAYMRNFIESPGSFYPRVVLVGRQGSGKTVTLRSFGKSLKPPVKFAHVSCFTNRTFTTIIYSLAQQLGIAVPKRGLGRDELVNVFLDQIKEKDIYAIIALDDVFNLTPDIISVFIRMGLETDKMGAHRIGLALVSHTPDFIDALDPSTRGILGKPLVRFPPYTKEQIFDILKQRAEMALARGSYDEEILYMIADITGAEEGQNNRGDARLALDILYRAANGAEEEGLSRITAEHVRRASKEVLVGVSSDVLQGLPLHAKLLLLAIVRALKRGKPYVTFGEVEDMYKILCEEFGQRPRAHSQLWTYLNELKSKGIVETRPNKRGEGLRGRTTLISIGTEPLDALERTISAMAMNELR; this comes from the coding sequence ATGAAGATTATCCTTAGGGAGGAGGTCTTCAACCCCGACTATGTGCCGCCCTCGTTGCCTCACCGCGAAGAGCAGATGAGGCAACTCCTCGCATATATGCGGAACTTTATAGAGAGCCCCGGCTCTTTCTATCCACGCGTCGTTTTAGTGGGCAGACAGGGGAGTGGAAAGACGGTCACCTTGAGATCCTTCGGCAAATCCCTCAAACCCCCCGTCAAATTCGCCCACGTCTCCTGTTTCACCAACAGGACCTTCACGACAATAATCTACAGTCTGGCGCAACAACTGGGCATAGCTGTGCCCAAACGGGGCTTGGGCAGAGACGAACTTGTCAATGTCTTTCTCGACCAAATTAAGGAGAAGGATATATATGCTATCATTGCGCTTGATGATGTCTTCAACTTGACGCCAGATATAATCTCAGTCTTCATACGTATGGGGTTGGAGACGGACAAAATGGGCGCACACAGGATCGGGCTGGCCTTGGTGAGCCACACGCCCGACTTCATAGACGCCCTCGACCCCTCCACGCGCGGCATATTGGGAAAACCGCTGGTGAGGTTTCCGCCGTATACTAAGGAGCAGATATTCGACATATTGAAACAGAGGGCTGAGATGGCGCTGGCGCGCGGCTCCTACGATGAGGAGATACTCTATATGATAGCCGACATTACGGGCGCAGAGGAGGGGCAAAACAACAGGGGCGATGCCAGGTTGGCCCTAGATATATTGTATCGTGCCGCCAACGGGGCTGAGGAGGAGGGCTTGAGCCGTATCACTGCCGAACACGTGCGTCGGGCCAGCAAGGAAGTGCTCGTGGGCGTCTCCTCGGACGTCTTACAAGGCCTTCCTCTACACGCTAAGCTGCTGCTCCTGGCCATAGTCAGAGCTCTTAAGAGGGGCAAGCCCTATGTGACCTTCGGCGAAGTCGAGGATATGTACAAGATATTATGCGAGGAGTTCGGCCAGAGGCCCAGAGCCCACAGCCAGCTGTGGACGTATCTAAACGAGCTAAAGAGCAAGGGGATAGTCGAGACTAGGCCCAATAAGCGCGGTGAAGGCCTGCGGGGACGCACGACTTTGATATCGATAGGCACAGAGCCTCTCGATGCCTTGGAGAGGACTATCTCGGCAATGGCTATGAACGAGCTCAGATGA
- a CDS encoding replication factor C large subunit: protein MMLPWVEKHRPRSFKDIVDQEQAKYALASWVCAKFKVSEHFCRQWARSKDKEILEARSILLAGPPGVGKTTLVHALANEINYELIELNASDVRTSARIKEVVGRGLREGSLFGYSGRIVLFDEVDGLNPKEDLGGLDSIVDMIETARVPIIMTANNPYDQRLRPLREISYVVNLKKLDEEDVVEVLRRICSTEKIKCEEDALRALARSSNGDLRAAINDLQLFAEGKGVLTIDDIRRIGERNPQLSMFEVLDKVFRANWFDEARAISFSPSFDWEQFFAWAAENVPRVYKDPHVAAAALDRLSKADIILSHIKRTGEWELMPYMTELMLAGVALVPGKPRLPRFFKYQFPQRILLLAKSKEARKRKDLVVQHLAKELHLSSSYVASEILQILSVLSKKDPTILDKLSRALSISPTDIKNILPRS, encoded by the coding sequence GTGATGTTGCCGTGGGTCGAGAAGCATCGTCCGCGTAGTTTCAAGGATATAGTAGACCAGGAGCAGGCCAAATATGCCCTAGCCTCTTGGGTCTGCGCCAAATTTAAGGTATCTGAACACTTTTGTAGACAGTGGGCCCGAAGCAAGGACAAAGAGATCTTGGAGGCTAGATCGATACTTCTGGCAGGTCCGCCCGGCGTGGGCAAGACCACGTTGGTACACGCGCTAGCCAACGAGATAAACTATGAACTAATAGAGTTGAACGCAAGCGACGTCCGTACCTCGGCTAGGATAAAAGAGGTGGTGGGTAGAGGGCTCAGGGAGGGCTCCCTCTTCGGCTACTCGGGCAGAATTGTGTTATTCGACGAGGTAGATGGGCTTAACCCCAAGGAGGACCTAGGAGGCCTAGACTCTATCGTGGACATGATCGAGACGGCCCGTGTGCCCATTATAATGACTGCCAACAATCCCTACGATCAGAGGCTCCGCCCACTGAGAGAAATAAGCTATGTGGTCAACTTAAAGAAGTTGGACGAGGAGGACGTAGTAGAGGTGTTGAGGAGGATATGCTCAACGGAGAAGATCAAGTGCGAGGAGGACGCTCTGAGGGCTCTCGCGCGCTCGTCAAACGGAGACCTTAGAGCCGCCATCAACGACCTCCAACTATTCGCTGAGGGCAAAGGCGTCCTCACCATAGATGATATAAGGCGGATCGGAGAGCGGAATCCACAGCTGTCCATGTTCGAGGTGCTGGATAAAGTCTTCAGAGCTAACTGGTTCGATGAGGCCAGGGCTATATCGTTTTCGCCTTCGTTCGACTGGGAGCAGTTCTTCGCTTGGGCCGCCGAGAATGTGCCCAGAGTGTACAAGGATCCCCATGTGGCAGCGGCCGCCTTAGATCGTCTAAGCAAGGCCGATATCATTCTGTCCCACATAAAGAGGACGGGAGAGTGGGAGCTCATGCCGTACATGACGGAGCTTATGTTGGCGGGCGTCGCGCTGGTGCCTGGGAAGCCGCGCCTTCCAAGGTTCTTCAAATATCAATTCCCTCAACGGATACTCTTGTTGGCTAAATCTAAGGAGGCAAGGAAGAGGAAAGACCTAGTAGTACAACACTTGGCCAAGGAGCTTCATTTATCAAGCAGTTATGTGGCCTCGGAGATTCTACAAATACTCTCCGTTTTATCTAAGAAGGATCCCACAATACTTGACAAACTTAGCAGAGCTCTATCTATATCTCCCACAGACATAAAGAATATCCTTCCTAGGAGCTAG
- a CDS encoding DUF3195 domain-containing protein produces the protein MIALLTTLGGKERSVAQDLCDCLYGNGDTQVRCEPIYPGVLFVEFQRRETLELCLSMKYFRVLVRRIEIYEKVVRSTETPPGAKKVGDYIFLGRYI, from the coding sequence GTGATAGCGCTATTGACTACTCTGGGCGGAAAAGAGAGGAGCGTCGCCCAAGACCTCTGCGACTGTCTCTATGGAAACGGCGATACACAAGTTCGATGCGAGCCGATCTACCCAGGGGTCCTCTTCGTGGAGTTCCAGAGGAGGGAGACTCTGGAGCTTTGTCTCTCCATGAAGTATTTTAGAGTATTAGTCAGGCGTATCGAGATCTACGAGAAGGTCGTCAGATCGACCGAGACGCCTCCAGGAGCTAAGAAGGTGGGCGATTACATCTTTCTAGGTCGGTATATATAG
- a CDS encoding replication factor C small subunit — MSLGELFWFEKYRPKSFAEIVDLEEIKARLAEFIKAGNMPHLLFYGPPGTGKTTTALVLARELYGERWRENTLELNASDERGINVIRERVKEFARTAPAGGAPFKLVVLDEADNMTSDAQQALRRIMEMYAATTRFVLLANYVSRIIDPILSRCAVFRFPPMPKPLMAQRLQYIASQERIKLTEDGIDAIYEISQGDMRRAINLLQMAAASAGVVDKESVAAVASAAKPSEILEIFNLAFSGDVEKARERLRDLMYMRGIAGIDILKALQRELPRLQIDEETKAAVAELLADVDLRLVEGSDEELQLTYMLVKLAALGARARVQTKKR, encoded by the coding sequence ATGTCTCTAGGCGAGCTCTTCTGGTTCGAGAAGTACCGCCCCAAGTCCTTCGCCGAGATAGTGGACTTGGAGGAGATAAAGGCCAGGCTGGCGGAGTTCATAAAGGCCGGCAACATGCCCCACCTCCTCTTCTACGGCCCGCCCGGCACGGGCAAGACTACGACCGCCCTGGTGCTCGCGAGGGAGCTCTACGGGGAGCGCTGGCGCGAGAACACGCTGGAGCTCAACGCGTCCGACGAGAGGGGGATAAACGTGATAAGGGAGAGGGTCAAGGAGTTCGCCAGAACTGCGCCGGCCGGCGGAGCCCCCTTCAAGCTGGTCGTATTGGACGAGGCGGACAACATGACCTCCGACGCGCAGCAGGCGCTCAGGAGGATAATGGAGATGTACGCGGCGACCACCAGGTTCGTTCTGTTGGCTAACTACGTGTCTAGGATCATAGATCCTATATTGTCGAGATGCGCTGTATTTAGGTTCCCCCCCATGCCTAAGCCGTTGATGGCCCAACGCCTTCAATATATAGCAAGTCAAGAGAGGATAAAGCTCACTGAGGACGGTATAGACGCGATCTACGAGATATCGCAGGGCGACATGAGGAGAGCAATAAATTTACTACAGATGGCCGCAGCCTCGGCGGGCGTGGTAGATAAAGAAAGCGTCGCCGCAGTGGCCTCCGCCGCGAAGCCGAGCGAGATCCTCGAGATTTTCAATCTCGCTTTCTCGGGCGATGTGGAGAAGGCAAGGGAGAGGCTGAGGGATCTCATGTACATGAGGGGCATCGCGGGCATCGACATATTGAAGGCGCTACAGAGGGAGTTACCCAGGCTACAGATAGACGAGGAGACCAAGGCCGCTGTGGCGGAGCTCCTAGCTGACGTTGACCTCAGATTGGTCGAGGGCTCAGACGAGGAGCTTCAATTGACCTACATGTTAGTCAAACTGGCTGCCCTTGGGGCGAGAGCTAGGGTACAGACGAAAAAGAGGTGA
- a CDS encoding anthranilate synthase component I family protein, which translates to MVKVPLSELPSPRSLAKSLYISGEEFVALLESGPGFPDRARYTIVAWGIREEVRASSRVYDELQRLYRGLQRYEGPFGGDLAIGFVAYDVVVEIEPSLTGKIKTDNAFPLGVFVVPENVVIYDNLLKRAYVVGRTPAISMQSEGRPLRQGRTLYRTDDEYFKRSVAEALRRIKDGEIFQVVLSRSEVFEISGNLFNAYERLATLNPSPYMYFFALDDMALIGTSPELLVKVQGDIVETHPIAGTRPRGSTEREDLKLEEDMLSDEKELAEHMMLVDLARNDVGKISRFGTVKVNELLAIEKYSHVQHLVSRVSGVLEPKYNIVDGIWALHPAGTVSGAPKVRAMEIIGELEDRPRGPYAGGFGVMAPSGGELAIVIRTLIVKGNEAKIQAGAGVVYDSTPERELRETEYKMAHLKAIWT; encoded by the coding sequence GTGGTAAAGGTCCCGCTCTCGGAATTGCCTAGCCCTAGATCTCTTGCGAAATCTCTCTATATATCTGGCGAGGAATTTGTTGCATTGTTGGAATCAGGTCCTGGCTTTCCTGATAGAGCACGTTATACAATTGTAGCATGGGGCATCAGGGAGGAGGTCAGGGCATCTTCCCGCGTTTACGATGAGCTACAAAGGCTCTATAGGGGTCTACAGAGATACGAGGGACCCTTCGGCGGCGATCTAGCAATAGGGTTCGTCGCCTACGACGTCGTTGTGGAGATCGAGCCGAGCTTAACGGGCAAGATCAAGACGGATAACGCATTTCCTCTCGGCGTCTTCGTTGTGCCCGAGAACGTTGTTATCTACGACAACTTGCTCAAAAGGGCGTATGTGGTAGGCAGAACGCCGGCTATATCTATGCAGAGCGAGGGAAGGCCTCTCAGACAGGGGAGAACGTTGTATAGAACGGATGACGAATACTTCAAGAGGAGCGTCGCCGAGGCGCTACGGCGTATTAAGGACGGTGAGATCTTCCAAGTGGTTCTTTCAAGAAGCGAGGTCTTCGAGATATCTGGCAACCTATTCAATGCCTATGAAAGGCTGGCGACGCTTAATCCATCGCCGTATATGTACTTCTTCGCGTTAGACGATATGGCGCTCATAGGGACGTCTCCGGAGCTTCTAGTTAAGGTGCAGGGCGACATAGTGGAGACGCACCCCATAGCAGGAACGAGGCCCAGAGGCTCTACTGAGCGCGAGGATCTCAAGCTTGAGGAGGACATGTTGTCGGACGAGAAGGAGCTGGCAGAGCACATGATGCTAGTAGATTTAGCTAGAAACGATGTAGGGAAGATAAGCAGATTCGGGACTGTTAAGGTCAACGAATTGCTCGCGATAGAGAAATACAGCCACGTACAACATCTGGTCTCCAGAGTATCGGGGGTGCTCGAGCCGAAGTACAACATAGTTGACGGCATATGGGCTCTACATCCTGCGGGCACTGTATCGGGCGCGCCGAAGGTGAGAGCTATGGAGATAATAGGAGAGCTGGAGGATAGGCCCAGAGGTCCCTACGCGGGCGGGTTCGGTGTGATGGCGCCTTCCGGCGGGGAGCTCGCCATAGTTATCAGGACGCTGATAGTGAAAGGGAACGAGGCAAAGATACAGGCCGGCGCAGGAGTAGTCTACGACTCGACGCCCGAGAGGGAGCTCAGAGAGACTGAATACAAGATGGCCCATTTGAAGGCGATATGGACGTAA
- a CDS encoding 4Fe-4S ferredoxin, producing the protein MIEFVIKGKELGNLHALGIALGLSITFRRVLVLGEFRNEWIDIVRRSGIWGAMLLSPCPQELPCVRDLEEAIALSEKTQSPIGYEGEEPLPRPFRVSTFNKNYLRARRWVRTGGAGREYLPLFACLYNLLKLRDDVPIVVSDIYMKSPVEEKTDYQVLPTYFMPDAVSEIVSVHMPPIPAVAIAKGILIGGYKAGPVIAISTGGTDDGFIELGGYIVDINRRGDPCRLFRERVVGYDYKLFAGEFEVEPSLCDRCGDCFLSSCDALAMDKGGAPKLLESCTGCGACALLCTRRAIRRVNDTFKLYIR; encoded by the coding sequence ATGATAGAGTTTGTGATAAAGGGCAAGGAGCTGGGCAACCTCCATGCTCTGGGCATAGCCCTCGGCCTCTCGATCACATTTAGGAGGGTATTGGTGCTGGGAGAGTTCCGCAATGAGTGGATCGACATCGTGAGAAGATCGGGGATCTGGGGAGCCATGCTCCTCTCTCCGTGCCCGCAGGAGCTCCCCTGCGTTAGAGACCTAGAGGAGGCAATAGCTCTCTCCGAAAAGACCCAAAGCCCGATCGGATACGAGGGAGAGGAGCCGTTGCCCAGGCCCTTTAGAGTCTCCACGTTCAATAAAAACTATTTGAGGGCGCGGCGATGGGTTCGCACAGGGGGCGCCGGGAGGGAGTATCTGCCCCTCTTTGCCTGTCTCTATAACTTGCTGAAGCTTAGGGACGATGTCCCAATAGTTGTGTCCGATATATACATGAAGAGCCCCGTTGAGGAGAAGACCGACTATCAAGTCCTTCCGACGTACTTTATGCCGGACGCCGTAAGCGAAATTGTTTCAGTCCATATGCCGCCCATACCGGCCGTGGCGATAGCCAAGGGCATATTAATAGGCGGCTATAAGGCCGGCCCGGTCATAGCCATCTCTACGGGCGGCACAGACGATGGGTTTATAGAGCTAGGAGGCTATATAGTTGATATCAATAGAAGGGGGGATCCGTGTAGGCTGTTTAGAGAGAGAGTCGTTGGCTACGACTATAAGCTATTCGCGGGTGAGTTCGAAGTGGAGCCGTCCCTATGTGATAGATGCGGCGATTGTTTTCTGTCCTCGTGCGACGCCTTGGCTATGGACAAAGGCGGAGCTCCCAAGTTGTTGGAGAGCTGTACAGGCTGCGGGGCCTGCGCTCTGTTATGCACGAGGAGGGCCATAAGAAGAGTTAACGATACCTTCAAACTATACATCAGATGA
- a CDS encoding YkgJ family cysteine cluster protein, with translation MPFECPIGCPADCCRFESEEEMPTIFHEEMVRLKEEAERRGLKLSFKRLGEVNGVEIYRWIIDGWCPFFDRKSRKCTIHEKKPLACKMFPLVLDVKTGNVFLSENCLWVRQNGPRPLDDFPAEKKALMKVVVRLRLVP, from the coding sequence GTGCCGTTTGAATGTCCCATCGGGTGTCCCGCGGACTGTTGCCGTTTTGAATCAGAGGAGGAGATGCCTACCATCTTCCATGAGGAGATGGTTAGACTTAAGGAGGAGGCCGAGCGGAGGGGGCTCAAGTTGAGCTTCAAGAGGCTCGGCGAAGTTAACGGAGTAGAGATCTACAGATGGATAATCGATGGGTGGTGCCCCTTTTTCGACAGAAAGAGTAGAAAATGCACGATACACGAGAAAAAGCCTCTGGCTTGCAAGATGTTCCCCCTCGTGCTCGACGTAAAGACGGGCAACGTATTCTTGTCTGAGAACTGCCTCTGGGTGAGACAGAACGGTCCAAGGCCCTTAGATGACTTTCCGGCGGAGAAAAAGGCGCTGATGAAGGTCGTCGTTAGGCTGCGGCTAGTTCCATGA